A genomic window from Candidatus Edwardsbacteria bacterium includes:
- the rplK gene encoding 50S ribosomal protein L11: MAKIVTAMVKLQVPAGQANPAPPVGPALGQHGVNIPEFCKQFNAKTSGQEGLIIPCVITVYKDRSFSFITKTPPAAVLLKKAAGLAKGSGVPNRNKVGTVTEAQVKEIATKKMADLNAANVEAAMMMVKGTARSMGIEIGN, from the coding sequence ATGGCAAAGATTGTAACCGCAATGGTAAAACTACAGGTCCCGGCCGGACAGGCCAATCCGGCGCCCCCGGTGGGCCCGGCTTTGGGACAGCACGGCGTCAACATCCCGGAATTCTGCAAGCAGTTCAACGCCAAGACCTCCGGCCAGGAAGGACTGATCATCCCCTGCGTGATCACGGTATACAAGGACCGGTCGTTTTCCTTCATCACCAAGACCCCGCCGGCCGCGGTATTGCTGAAAAAGGCCGCCGGGCTGGCCAAGGGTTCCGGTGTTCCCAACCGCAATAAGGTGGGCACGGTGACCGAGGCCCAGGTCAAGGAGATCGCCACCAAGAAAATGGCCGACCTGAACGCCGCCAATGTGGAGGCCGCCATGATGATGGTCAAGGGCACCGCCCGCAGCATGGGCATAGAGATAGGCAATTAA